The following coding sequences lie in one Oncorhynchus kisutch isolate 150728-3 linkage group LG17, Okis_V2, whole genome shotgun sequence genomic window:
- the LOC109908249 gene encoding prefoldin subunit 4-like, producing the protein MAATVKKTVAVEDVNVTFEDQKKINTFARNTNRMTEFKDEIEGKKKSLQNLQDASDDLMMAEDDTLLVPYQIGDVFISHTQEETQEMLEAAKELLQQEIKDLEGKVSKIQHLLGDLKVQLYAKFGNNINLEADES; encoded by the exons ATGGCGGCTACCGTGAAGAAGACAGTT GCAGTTGAAGATGTCAATGTCACATTTGAAGACCAGAAGAAGATTAATACATTTGCCAGAAACACAAATCGAATGACAGAATTTAAAGATGAAATTGAAGGAAAAAAG AAATCTCTACAGAATCTGCAGGATGCCAGTGATGACCTGATGATGGCTGAGGATGACACTCTGCTCGTCCCGTATCAGATTGGAGATGTCTTCATCAGTCACACCCAGGAAGAGACCCAAGAGATGTTGGAAGCTGCAAAG GAACTACTGCAGCAGGAGATTAAAGACCTAGAAGGGAAGGTGTCAAAGATACAACATTTGTTGGGTGATCTGAAGGTCCAGCTCTATGCCAAGTTTGGGAACAACATCAACCTGGAAGCAGATGAAAGCTGA